The segment GTCAATAAAACACATCACtttgaattaaaattaaataatttaccagtaaataaatattaaatattttacaCATGTACTGCTGATGAAATACTGATTCCAGGCAAGTAAAATGTTCAGTGACTCTCCAGAGTTTGTCCAAACATGATCTCCTACTCTCTAAACCCTAAACTCCATTAAAGCAGTTTTATTGGATGCGGTCAGATTGGAGCTGCTGAGGCTGGTACTGGCTGAAGGCTGCGGCGGCCCCAGGCGTGGCAGCCGTGGCAAGGGGCTGCTGAACGGCATACCCGTAGCCTGCTGTTGTCATGTAGCTGGTCGGGGCCGGAGAGGCAGCGTATGGATACTGCTCATAGGCCGCGGCAGCTGCAGCTGCAGCAGTAGCGGCTGCAGAGTACTGGGCGTACGTGGCTCCTGTGTAGTCCAGATATGGAGAAGTGGCAGCAGCAGCTGTAGCAGACGCAGCGCTGGGCTGGACGTGAGGGATTACCACACTGGGCTGGACAAAGGCCTGAGGGTACACATAGTGCGCAGGGATCCTGTGGGCCAAACCAACACACAGGTTCAAAGCAATGTCACCTTTAGATATGCACCCCTTGCAGAAACTAAACTGGTGAAAACTGAAATCAGGCGCCACAATACGTCAATCCAGTCCCCAGTTTGACACAGCAAATCCATTCATTAAAAAGTGAAAACCCCTACCTAGAAAATGAAACGTTAGGGAAGCggcaaaacaaagaaacagtgCAGCTTTTAATCCctaaagcactttaaatctgTGACATAGTAGGCCATTAAGAGGAGCACAGGCAAAACCTGCCCTCCAACAAAACACTTCAACTGTCTTTGACAAAATGCCGACTGCATGACAACCACCAcatatcaaacaataaaactgaaattaaaagtGGACCTTAAATTGTCCACATACTGTCAAAGCAACAGCACACATACAAACATGCCCACACATGTTAATAATTCCCATCTAAAACAAAGCAACACTTTAAAGACTGATATTAAAACAATCAAGGGCAGTTAGAGACAGTTACTTGCAATGCAGTCAGTGGCGCTGCCGCTTTAATGCATGTCCCAGTTTTCAACAAGTTCTTGCTTGGTTGGATTAGGTAGACTCCAGAAAGACGCTGTGTTTTAAGGTTAGAAACACAAAAGCACAGAGCGTAGAGGTAATGTGAGTGTAGACATCTATTAAGAGCAGAAACACTGTACAACTCAAGCAAAGTACAAGTTGTATTTGCTGGACATTCAAAGCAATGTCGCCCCATTCAAATAACAACCCAAGTGGATTTAAGGGTGTCAAACTGTGATATCTGTTTATAGGTGGTTCCCTTGCTTCTGGCAGTTATGCACCCCCACACAAACAGGCACATGCCAACTTGACTGACAAGGGAGGCTGCAAGCATGCTATTTTTGCTCCCCTTGTCATCCAAAGGACAAGTTGATCTCCTTCAGCACATGACACAACACCCCTCATCTGTAATGGCCTGCTACACCAGTAACTGATGAACtttaagatttttttatgttttattcagatCAGGTTGGAGGAGGCTTGACAATGGAGACACTAGCTCTCTCGAAGCTGTGCTCTTGTTTCAAAGAGTGTAACAGGAGCCAATTTGCATCATGTATTATGCAAACAGAGAGACAAGTTTCAAGGCTTGGCCAGGTCAAAAGACATGTATTTTAAGTCAGAGGACTGTCCTGCATACATATTCTAAAATGTACACTGGTTAAAAGTAGAGCGTGGGCATTTTCTAGAACCCCCAAGtaacaagctaaaaaaaagtGCTTTGTAAATCAGAGGGGAACGTGGGTAATCCCCCCAACGCGACCGGTCGACCTGACAGACGCATGGTTTGGCCCACCTGTTGTCCACAGCCCAATGGCCCCGTCTGTGCCATACATTATTAACAGCACTGAGTGACTCCCATTTTCCATCTGAATTTGAGAGGCCTTAGAGATCTCTATAGCCAACAGCTGCTGCGTGACTGCCTAAGATCTATGCCTCTAGTAAACTTTAGAAACTATATTTGAACAATGATCAAATGATAAGGATTTGTTTATTGCAAGAATAAATAACTCATCCATGCTTGTGTCTAAAAATGGTTCAACCTGACTTCATACTTGATACTAGTATACTTTATATTTACTACTAGATTTCAGATATCGGACCTCCAACAACTGTTGCATTGATTGGAGTatatcatttttgtattttttcccacCCTATTCAGTCTTTATACTTCCCTCACCTTCCaaattcatttttgtaaaattggaaaaaatgtTAATGATAAAATTCAAATGTAAAGCTTTAAGTAAAAGCAGTGGGTTAATTATAAGAAACACACCATCATTGGTAAGAAACAAAAGGAACTCCCACATGCACGCCAGTTTGGTTTTGTTGCAGGGGACCACTTCTTCATAAAAAGTACctgataatattaaaataagccCCCTTttgacaacaaaacacaatcaaCTTAATGTTAACTGAACGCATTGGGAAAAAGAATGAACTCCAAGCTAAAGCTCAaatcaattattaaaaaaggGAAAGAGAAACAACATCCCAAAGCAAAGTTACTGTTCATCTGCCTATAAAACACTATCAAAAATCCCCCAATAATCTAGGGTCCCAACCTCCCCCACTGCAAATAGAAATAAGCAcacaagttaaactgaacacCACGTCATACTGAAAACAATGCACACACCAATCTATGAACTAAAGGAAAACTGAAAAAGACTCCCATGCAACTAGTCACCATTTCAGTGCGTTTGTATGTATACAGGTAACACTTTAGCGCTCAATGCAGCTCAGCTATTCCTCAAATCATCAAGTCCCTTCTTTCATCTGCTATTTTAACCGTTACCGAGcctgtcagagagagacagacagtcaTGAAGACAATGCTGTGGTACTGAGGGCAGAAATAGTATCTTCTTTGACAATAATCGCCCAACACTGTGGCAACACTCATTTTCTGATCTTATAGGCTACTGATAAAAAACAATGGTTATGGCaatttcaacataaaacattatattttgaattaacattttgtaaaataacaTACCCATACGGTCTTTGGATAAATGCTGGGTGGATCTGAGGAACGCCAAATGCAAACCCtatagaataaaaacacattgataTAACATTACGCCCAAACATACTTATTTGAAAGATATACCAAATGCAATCTTAATGTCATTTATGATAATGATCCCTGCAAACAGATGGTCACTGACCTGGCTGTATGACTCTGGGTTTAGCACCCAGGTATGCCAAATTCACATTGGCTTTCCTTCCATCTATAATGGGGTTGGGGTCCTTGCAGGCTCGGTCAGCAGAGGCCCGGTCTGCCATAGTGACCtacaaaaaatttaataaaataaataaataatgcattaacACCATAATGAAATCAAGAAGACACCTGCACTGGAAATTTTAGATCCTTAAATTATAAATTAGAATTAATGCTGGTAATTTAGATTGGAGCCTTGtgttaaattactttttaagaacttttcaccattcaagatatattttgttttaaattgttagcaAAAATCCTAATTTGTCATTCTGAAAGCCATGAATATGCCCGTCAACACCCAGCCTCTATTGTGGAAAGTGCCAACTTAAAACATTTcattggggggaaaaaaaaacaaaaaacaaaaaaactcacgTGGAGCAGGAAACACTCCGACTGCAGCTGTTTCTCGCGTCAAATGTTATAATTAACTATTTCAAAAcggttaaaatgtaaacttacaAATCCATAACCTCTGGACTTCCCCGTCTGCCGGTCCGTGATCACCACCGCCTCCTCGATGTCCCCAAACACCTCAAAGTATTTGCGGAGACTCGAGTCGGTGGTGTGATAAGGAAGACCTCCAACGAAGATCTTGGTGAAGGTAGTGTCTTTCTGTGCTGAGTGCATGATGAAAATtggataaaaaatgaaataaaactgtgcaaagttaaaaaaaacaaaacaaaaaagtagagTTCGCGGAGAGAGATGTATGTCCCCGCGGCGGCAGTGCGTCTCTGGCTGGGCTGAGGCGCGGACACCTGTTGCAGAGGCCGGAGGTTTGGTCCCAGTTGTCAGTTGTCACACTTAGCTCCACCCAGATCCAGGACATGACCACCAGGCTGGGACCAGGCTGCCAACTGCCCCACAGCTGCTAAAATACTGCCAGGGCATGCCGCACACGCGTAACAACCCAGGTGAAAGATTTCCTAATTCACTCCcaatgcactttttaaaattattgtttatttaaaatttatttaacGTGCTTTATGTgtcttttctgatgaagggtttgccagctgcttgtctaTGTGGAGAATTACTTtgtcaagaatgttccacactacggcattaaacttatttatcacCAGGGAGatgtgacaccaccaggtcccaagttacaggtcagatctgtgtaaatggaaccctgctcacagtaaaatggcatgtttttcaatgtcttACAGTAAAACAACATGTGAGTGAAGAAATGCAAGGTAGATAATtatatggtggaacatttcagataaaTCAATAAAACCTCCTGCAGGGCacccacaaaaaaaaacaacaaactgaactgTCCACTTATAAACGGGTATTGATAAAGGTTGTGCTCGTCTTGTTGATCGTGGCGTATCATCTTGCCCTGTAGCTTGGCAAGTCCAGAATATCTCTACTTTTATacattatttaaagggcccatgttttgctattttctgatctatgtgataatgctgtttcctcatcacaaacacacccagagttgtgttttgtttcattcacacaaactctgcatatttagactctgttcttctctcaaactgaaaacactctgtcccaccttgtgatgtcatgtggtaatacaggaagtgttttttaaactccatacaccttcaatttCTGTTTTGGAATTGTCAGTCTccactgagctaaaggtaaaaggtagaaacaaacttgaaaactaccactttatgacatcaaaaggtggaacagagcattttaagctttggggatgtagacagactaataaagacCATATTGGTGATAAactcattattttaattttgcatatGTCAACATTTTCCGATATACCTTCCACCTCTTCTACAGTTTCCCCAAAGCAGGGCAATATTATCTTGTCTTAAACATAATGTGAAGTTTGTAGtgtaatcaaatattaaaaatataagtAGTACTAAAATGTATAGAGATTGTCACTAACAAATTATCAATCCAGAGCACCCACAATATTATGTTATCTGGTCTATGTCAGTTTATGCAGCAGAGTGTCTCTACTGTTTACACATTTGTGCTGTTTGTTGTTGAGTCAGCTGGTCTTGTTTTCAGAAGTTAATACATCTGACCCATGACACATTCTTGTCCACCCTTCAAAGGAGGGACATTCTCACTGCCCTTTTGCTAATGGTCAACATTATACTGTGCTATTTTCAAAAGTAAGTTCAAGTAAATAAAGCAGACAAAACAGATTGTACATTTTCTATTCATTTCGgtacaatataaatacaatccTGTACAATATAGTAAATATTATCTTCAAATACATCATGTACAGCCCATTTTAGGGTGAGCAGCTTTCTTCATTAAAGTCTCGGGTTACTTACATTTAGCCTACTTGAAACACTTGAATATAGGTCTTTTTTCCCAACAGTTCATCACTTCCATAAAAAtatgttcttttcttttctctaaaATACTTGATCAAACCCTACTAATAAAGGGCAATATTGCATGTTTACGTACCACTTCAACATGTTACATTTAACAATAGTTtgtttacaaataaaaagaagacATGATCATACACATGATTTCTGTCATTCAGTTAGATGGAGAGACAAAAGATAAAAACCTTTGGACTTCAGGATATCCACAGTTTAGTGTTATAAGCTCAGTGAACTGTCAGTGCTAACTGAGGAGTCAAAGACACAAATGTCAGTTTTTATAAAGCCACAGCTATAAGGTATCAGTATATTATCCAGGCTTATTATTCAATCAATGAGAATAAAGTGATTTGTAACATAAGGTCCCAACGGCCTGTTGTCTTCCACTCAGCTCATTATTATGAGACAGTTACAGAGCTTTCTGCTGACTCTTTCCAGTGCAAGCATCAAAAGGACAAGGACTACACTATCCACAGTATAATACAGTACTTCCATAGGATTATTTAACAACTGCAGTCAAACACAGAACACTTTTCAGGCATTAGATTCATCCTATTTGAGGGTATGTGGCATTACCCCTGTCAATATGGCACAAAGCTTTACACAGATTAGTATACAGTTCCATGTTAGTACAatagcaaaacaacagcagataGAACCATAGTTCTTTGGTTGCCCCTGATATCTCATGTTGATGAATATAGCAATGTTTAAAAGCAGTAGTACATTCTTTTACATTTCCCAAAATGTCTCCaggttttatataaaaaatacttttataatgCTCCAAATTGCTGGAAACTTAGTTCATTGCTTAGTTCATAA is part of the Periophthalmus magnuspinnatus isolate fPerMag1 chromosome 16, fPerMag1.2.pri, whole genome shotgun sequence genome and harbors:
- the rbm24b gene encoding RNA-binding protein 24b is translated as MHSAQKDTTFTKIFVGGLPYHTTDSSLRKYFEVFGDIEEAVVITDRQTGKSRGYGFVTMADRASADRACKDPNPIIDGRKANVNLAYLGAKPRVIQPGFAFGVPQIHPAFIQRPYGIPAHYVYPQAFVQPSVVIPHVQPSAASATAAAATSPYLDYTGATYAQYSAAATAAAAAAAAYEQYPYAASPAPTSYMTTAGYGYAVQQPLATAATPGAAAAFSQYQPQQLQSDRIQ